The following coding sequences lie in one Populus trichocarpa isolate Nisqually-1 chromosome 14, P.trichocarpa_v4.1, whole genome shotgun sequence genomic window:
- the LOC7496992 gene encoding uncharacterized protein LOC7496992 isoform X2, which translates to MVTNPNNSFAKTICSICYEDLKPIVEDLQSISICGHVFHELCLQQWFEYCSNEKKRSCPVCKQNCSAQNAGRLYFQSVGDQTEPFGDRKAGECEEDPKLLRGEVKRLEGKLSGLNTILESQVKEMKHLNEELYLCKDELKKEVKLRTHAMEQKASIQHLLRSKSEELDALKLERIRLQDRNMALAKELVALKLVSDVNLEEDEVLKLASFGNEANNKDTVDILRKSLVIRNKTYKELMAKCNQLGQGEARSCKRLEKAKEKINKLKTRVKELEMVVEVKDNESLRALKASKKANCKGLVAEDIKDSSNALATSTSCAGQKEQHCVSVDLTGSSTSDRENFSFMGDKGANSSKECTRITALNKQGNAYYARDEAALNLPTAVHVTLDPDSKHQTREGESALAKSEAVSDIHSEAKVHKTVNPSGPFGIRINNGKGNALDSATDEEVIVSLDDTREGDICFSSGLMGPDGTNRYLGRWCKRGQSNGSLAMQGTSASSRDLIAVGSDGRGGRVKVLRSMNQSLLVGWQGKFCICQEVQVWS; encoded by the exons ATGGTCACAAACCCTAACAACTCTTTCGCGAAGACAATCTGCTCCATCTGCTATGAAGATCTCAAGCCCATTGTCGAAGATCTCCAATCAATCTCCATTTGTGGCCACGTCTTTCACGAACTCTG CCTGCAGCAGTGGTTTGAATATTGTTCGAATGAAAAGAAGCGTAGCTGTCCAGTTTGCAAGCAGAATTGCTCGGCGCAAAATGCCGGTCGCCTTTATTTTCAGTCGGTCggggaccaaaccgaaccgtTCGGGGATCGGAAGGCGGGGGAGTGTGAGGAGGATCCTAAGTTGTTGCGTGGAGAAGTGAAGAGATTGGAAGGAAAATTGTCGGGTCTCAATACCATTTTGGAGAGTCAAGTGAAGGAAATGAAGCATCTCAATGAGGAA TTGTATCTTTGTAAAGATGAGTTGAAGAAAGAAGTTAAATTGAGGACTCATGCAATGGAACAAAAAGCATCGATTCAGCACCTGCTTCGATCGAAATCTGAG GAGCTTGATGCACTGAAGTTGGAGCGCATCAGGCTGCAAGATAGGAATATGGCACTTGCCAAAGAGCTTGTAGCACTCAAGCT GGTATCGGATGTGAATCTGGAGGAAGATGAGGTTTTAAAGCTTGCCTCTTTTGGTAACGAAGCCAATAACAAAGATACCGTAGACATCCTGAGAAAGTCTTTGGTCATTCGCAATAA GACTTACAAAGAATTGATGGCTAAGTGTAACCAACTTGGACAGGGTGAGGCTCGTTCTTGTAAAAGACTTGAGAAggcaaaagaaaagatcaataaattaaag ACAAGGGTCAAAGAACTAGAGATGGTTGTTGAAGTAAAAGATAACGAAAGTTTGAGGGCTTTAAAAGCTTCAAAGAAGGCAAATTGCAAAGGGCTTGTTGCAGAAGATATCAAGGACAGTTCTAATGCTTTGGCCACAAGTACTTCATGTGCTGGTCAAAAGGAACAGCATTGTGTATCTGTGGATCTAACAGGAAGCTCGACCAGTGATCGAGAAAATTTTAGTTTCATGGGTGATAAGGGTGCCAATTCATCCAAAGAATGTACTAGAATCACTGCTCTTAACAAACAGGGAAATGCTTATTATGCAAGAGATGAAGCAGCTTTGAATCTTCCTACAGCTGTGCATGTAACTCTAGACCCTGATTCAAAACATCAGACCAGAGAGGGTGAATCTGCTCTTGCAAAGTCAGAAGCAGTTTCTGATATTCACAGTGAAGCCAAAGTGCACAAAACAGTGAACCCATCTGGACCTTTTGGCATAAGAATCAACAATGGTAAGGGCAATGCTCTTGATTCTGCTACAGACGAGGAAGTTATTGTGTCTCTTGATGACACCAGAGAAG GGGATATATGTTTCTCTAGTGGATTGATGGGTCCTGATGGAACAAACCGGTACTTGGGGAGATGGTGTAAGCGTGGTCAAAGCAACGGGTCATTGGCCATGCAAGGTACAAGTGCAAGTAGCAGGGATTTAATTGCTGTTGGATCTGATGGGCGAGGTGGTAGAGTTAAAGTGCTGAGATCTATGAATCAATCCTTGTTGGTAG GATGGCAAGGAAAATTCTGTATCTGCCAAGAAGTGCAAGTATGGAGCTAA
- the LOC7496992 gene encoding uncharacterized protein LOC7496992 isoform X3, whose translation MVTNPNNSFAKTICSICYEDLKPIVEDLQSISICGHVFHELCLQQWFEYCSNEKKRSCPVCKQNCSAQNAGRLYFQSVGDQTEPFGDRKAGECEEDPKLLRGEVKRLEGKLSGLNTILESQVKEMKHLNEELYLCKDELKKEVKLRTHAMEQKASIQHLLRSKSEELDALKLERIRLQDRNMALAKELVALKLVSDVNLEEDEVLKLASFGNEANNKDTVDILRKSLVIRNKTYKELMAKCNQLGQGEARSCKRLEKAKEKINKLKTRVKELEMVVEVKDNESLRALKASKKANCKGLVAEDIKDSSNALATSTSCAGQKEQHCVSVDLTGSSTSDRENFSFMGDKGANSSKECTRITALNKQGNAYYARDEAALNLPTAVHVTLDPDSKHQTREGESALAKSEAVSDIHSEAKVHKTVNPSGPFGIRINNGDICFSSGLMGPDGTNRYLGRWCKRGQSNGSLAMQGTSASSRDLIAVGSDGRGGRVKVLRSMNQSLLDGKENSVSAKKCKYGAKTSSLQSQGCLQIEHFFGRASQ comes from the exons ATGGTCACAAACCCTAACAACTCTTTCGCGAAGACAATCTGCTCCATCTGCTATGAAGATCTCAAGCCCATTGTCGAAGATCTCCAATCAATCTCCATTTGTGGCCACGTCTTTCACGAACTCTG CCTGCAGCAGTGGTTTGAATATTGTTCGAATGAAAAGAAGCGTAGCTGTCCAGTTTGCAAGCAGAATTGCTCGGCGCAAAATGCCGGTCGCCTTTATTTTCAGTCGGTCggggaccaaaccgaaccgtTCGGGGATCGGAAGGCGGGGGAGTGTGAGGAGGATCCTAAGTTGTTGCGTGGAGAAGTGAAGAGATTGGAAGGAAAATTGTCGGGTCTCAATACCATTTTGGAGAGTCAAGTGAAGGAAATGAAGCATCTCAATGAGGAA TTGTATCTTTGTAAAGATGAGTTGAAGAAAGAAGTTAAATTGAGGACTCATGCAATGGAACAAAAAGCATCGATTCAGCACCTGCTTCGATCGAAATCTGAG GAGCTTGATGCACTGAAGTTGGAGCGCATCAGGCTGCAAGATAGGAATATGGCACTTGCCAAAGAGCTTGTAGCACTCAAGCT GGTATCGGATGTGAATCTGGAGGAAGATGAGGTTTTAAAGCTTGCCTCTTTTGGTAACGAAGCCAATAACAAAGATACCGTAGACATCCTGAGAAAGTCTTTGGTCATTCGCAATAA GACTTACAAAGAATTGATGGCTAAGTGTAACCAACTTGGACAGGGTGAGGCTCGTTCTTGTAAAAGACTTGAGAAggcaaaagaaaagatcaataaattaaag ACAAGGGTCAAAGAACTAGAGATGGTTGTTGAAGTAAAAGATAACGAAAGTTTGAGGGCTTTAAAAGCTTCAAAGAAGGCAAATTGCAAAGGGCTTGTTGCAGAAGATATCAAGGACAGTTCTAATGCTTTGGCCACAAGTACTTCATGTGCTGGTCAAAAGGAACAGCATTGTGTATCTGTGGATCTAACAGGAAGCTCGACCAGTGATCGAGAAAATTTTAGTTTCATGGGTGATAAGGGTGCCAATTCATCCAAAGAATGTACTAGAATCACTGCTCTTAACAAACAGGGAAATGCTTATTATGCAAGAGATGAAGCAGCTTTGAATCTTCCTACAGCTGTGCATGTAACTCTAGACCCTGATTCAAAACATCAGACCAGAGAGGGTGAATCTGCTCTTGCAAAGTCAGAAGCAGTTTCTGATATTCACAGTGAAGCCAAAGTGCACAAAACAGTGAACCCATCTGGACCTTTTGGCATAAGAATCAACAATG GGGATATATGTTTCTCTAGTGGATTGATGGGTCCTGATGGAACAAACCGGTACTTGGGGAGATGGTGTAAGCGTGGTCAAAGCAACGGGTCATTGGCCATGCAAGGTACAAGTGCAAGTAGCAGGGATTTAATTGCTGTTGGATCTGATGGGCGAGGTGGTAGAGTTAAAGTGCTGAGATCTATGAATCAATCCTTGTTG GATGGCAAGGAAAATTCTGTATCTGCCAAGAAGTGCAAGTATGGAGCTAAAACAAGCAGTTTGCAATCTCAAGGCTGTTTACAGATAGAACACTTCTTTGGGAGGGCCAGTCAGTAA
- the LOC7496992 gene encoding uncharacterized protein LOC7496992 isoform X1 — translation MVTNPNNSFAKTICSICYEDLKPIVEDLQSISICGHVFHELCLQQWFEYCSNEKKRSCPVCKQNCSAQNAGRLYFQSVGDQTEPFGDRKAGECEEDPKLLRGEVKRLEGKLSGLNTILESQVKEMKHLNEELYLCKDELKKEVKLRTHAMEQKASIQHLLRSKSEELDALKLERIRLQDRNMALAKELVALKLVSDVNLEEDEVLKLASFGNEANNKDTVDILRKSLVIRNKTYKELMAKCNQLGQGEARSCKRLEKAKEKINKLKTRVKELEMVVEVKDNESLRALKASKKANCKGLVAEDIKDSSNALATSTSCAGQKEQHCVSVDLTGSSTSDRENFSFMGDKGANSSKECTRITALNKQGNAYYARDEAALNLPTAVHVTLDPDSKHQTREGESALAKSEAVSDIHSEAKVHKTVNPSGPFGIRINNGKGNALDSATDEEVIVSLDDTREGDICFSSGLMGPDGTNRYLGRWCKRGQSNGSLAMQGTSASSRDLIAVGSDGRGGRVKVLRSMNQSLLDGKENSVSAKKCKYGAKTSSLQSQGCLQIEHFFGRASQ, via the exons ATGGTCACAAACCCTAACAACTCTTTCGCGAAGACAATCTGCTCCATCTGCTATGAAGATCTCAAGCCCATTGTCGAAGATCTCCAATCAATCTCCATTTGTGGCCACGTCTTTCACGAACTCTG CCTGCAGCAGTGGTTTGAATATTGTTCGAATGAAAAGAAGCGTAGCTGTCCAGTTTGCAAGCAGAATTGCTCGGCGCAAAATGCCGGTCGCCTTTATTTTCAGTCGGTCggggaccaaaccgaaccgtTCGGGGATCGGAAGGCGGGGGAGTGTGAGGAGGATCCTAAGTTGTTGCGTGGAGAAGTGAAGAGATTGGAAGGAAAATTGTCGGGTCTCAATACCATTTTGGAGAGTCAAGTGAAGGAAATGAAGCATCTCAATGAGGAA TTGTATCTTTGTAAAGATGAGTTGAAGAAAGAAGTTAAATTGAGGACTCATGCAATGGAACAAAAAGCATCGATTCAGCACCTGCTTCGATCGAAATCTGAG GAGCTTGATGCACTGAAGTTGGAGCGCATCAGGCTGCAAGATAGGAATATGGCACTTGCCAAAGAGCTTGTAGCACTCAAGCT GGTATCGGATGTGAATCTGGAGGAAGATGAGGTTTTAAAGCTTGCCTCTTTTGGTAACGAAGCCAATAACAAAGATACCGTAGACATCCTGAGAAAGTCTTTGGTCATTCGCAATAA GACTTACAAAGAATTGATGGCTAAGTGTAACCAACTTGGACAGGGTGAGGCTCGTTCTTGTAAAAGACTTGAGAAggcaaaagaaaagatcaataaattaaag ACAAGGGTCAAAGAACTAGAGATGGTTGTTGAAGTAAAAGATAACGAAAGTTTGAGGGCTTTAAAAGCTTCAAAGAAGGCAAATTGCAAAGGGCTTGTTGCAGAAGATATCAAGGACAGTTCTAATGCTTTGGCCACAAGTACTTCATGTGCTGGTCAAAAGGAACAGCATTGTGTATCTGTGGATCTAACAGGAAGCTCGACCAGTGATCGAGAAAATTTTAGTTTCATGGGTGATAAGGGTGCCAATTCATCCAAAGAATGTACTAGAATCACTGCTCTTAACAAACAGGGAAATGCTTATTATGCAAGAGATGAAGCAGCTTTGAATCTTCCTACAGCTGTGCATGTAACTCTAGACCCTGATTCAAAACATCAGACCAGAGAGGGTGAATCTGCTCTTGCAAAGTCAGAAGCAGTTTCTGATATTCACAGTGAAGCCAAAGTGCACAAAACAGTGAACCCATCTGGACCTTTTGGCATAAGAATCAACAATGGTAAGGGCAATGCTCTTGATTCTGCTACAGACGAGGAAGTTATTGTGTCTCTTGATGACACCAGAGAAG GGGATATATGTTTCTCTAGTGGATTGATGGGTCCTGATGGAACAAACCGGTACTTGGGGAGATGGTGTAAGCGTGGTCAAAGCAACGGGTCATTGGCCATGCAAGGTACAAGTGCAAGTAGCAGGGATTTAATTGCTGTTGGATCTGATGGGCGAGGTGGTAGAGTTAAAGTGCTGAGATCTATGAATCAATCCTTGTTG GATGGCAAGGAAAATTCTGTATCTGCCAAGAAGTGCAAGTATGGAGCTAAAACAAGCAGTTTGCAATCTCAAGGCTGTTTACAGATAGAACACTTCTTTGGGAGGGCCAGTCAGTAA